A stretch of the Ictidomys tridecemlineatus isolate mIctTri1 chromosome 5, mIctTri1.hap1, whole genome shotgun sequence genome encodes the following:
- the Gemin2 gene encoding gem-associated protein 2 isoform X3, with translation MTCTRRMRCSGLASSKAMAWVPSESAVEELMPRLLPVEPCDLAEGFDPSVPPRTPQEYLRRVQIEAAQCPDVVVAQIDPKKLKRKQSVNVSLSGCQPAPEGYSPTLKWQQQQVAQFSTVRQSVNKHRSHWKSQQLDSNVTMPKSEDEEGWKKFCLGERLCAEGAIGPATNESPGIDYVQIGFPPLLSIVSRMNQATITSVLEYLSNWFGERDFTPELGRWLYALLACLEKPLLPEAHSLIRQLARRCSEVRLLVDSKDDERVPALNLLICLVSRYFDQRDLADEPS, from the exons ATGACCTGCACTAGGCGCATGCGCTGCTCAGGGCTGGCCTCATCCAAGGCCATGGCGTGGGTACCATCGGAGTCTGCAGTGGAAGAGTTGATGCCCCGGCTATTGCCGGTGGAGCCCTGCGACTTGGCGGAAGGTTTCGACCCCTCGGTACCTCCGAGGACGCCTCAGGAATACCTGAGGCGTGTTCA GATCGAAGCTGCTCAGTGTCCAGATGTTGTGGTAGCTCAGATTGACCCAAAGAAgttgaaaagaaagcaaagtgtGAATGTTTCT CTTTCAGGATGTCAACCTGCCCCTGAAGGTTATTCCCCAACACTTAAGTGGCAACAGCAACAAGTAGCACAGTTTTCAACTGTTCGACAG agTGTGAACAAACATAGAAGTCACTGGAAATCACAACAGTTGGACAGTAATGTGACTATG cCAAAATCTGAAGATGAAGAAGGCTGGAAAAAATTTTGTCTGGGTGAAAGGTTATGTGCTGAAGGGGCTATTGGACCAGCTACAAATGAAAGTCCTGGAATTGATTATGTACAA attggTTTTCCTCCATTGCTTAGTATTGTTAGCAGAATGAATCAG gcAACAATAACTAGTGTCTTGGAATATCTGAGTAATTGGTTTGGAGAAAGAGACTTTACTCCAGAATTG gGAAGATGGCTTTATGCCTTGTTGGCTTGCCTTGAAAAACCTTTATTACCTGAGGCTCATTCACTGATTCGGCAGCTTGCAAGAAGGTGCTCTGAAGTGAGACTCTTAGTG gACAGTAAAGATGACGAAAGAGTTCCTGCCTTGAATTTATTAATCTGCTTGGTTAGCAG gtattttgacCAACGTGATTTAGCTGATGAGCCATCTTGA
- the Gemin2 gene encoding gem-associated protein 2 isoform X1, with translation MTCTRRMRCSGLASSKAMAWVPSESAVEELMPRLLPVEPCDLAEGFDPSVPPRTPQEYLRRVQIEAAQCPDVVVAQIDPKKLKRKQSVNVSLSGCQPAPEGYSPTLKWQQQQVAQFSTVRQSVNKHRSHWKSQQLDSNVTMPKSEDEEGWKKFCLGERLCAEGAIGPATNESPGIDYVQIGFPPLLSIVSRMNQATITSVLEYLSNWFGERDFTPELGRWLYALLACLEKPLLPEAHSLIRQLARRCSEVRLLVDSKDDERVPALNLLICLVSRYSEVILDFCLFVQIRSHVCVFFLLGIARALCLHAGKHSTN, from the exons ATGACCTGCACTAGGCGCATGCGCTGCTCAGGGCTGGCCTCATCCAAGGCCATGGCGTGGGTACCATCGGAGTCTGCAGTGGAAGAGTTGATGCCCCGGCTATTGCCGGTGGAGCCCTGCGACTTGGCGGAAGGTTTCGACCCCTCGGTACCTCCGAGGACGCCTCAGGAATACCTGAGGCGTGTTCA GATCGAAGCTGCTCAGTGTCCAGATGTTGTGGTAGCTCAGATTGACCCAAAGAAgttgaaaagaaagcaaagtgtGAATGTTTCT CTTTCAGGATGTCAACCTGCCCCTGAAGGTTATTCCCCAACACTTAAGTGGCAACAGCAACAAGTAGCACAGTTTTCAACTGTTCGACAG agTGTGAACAAACATAGAAGTCACTGGAAATCACAACAGTTGGACAGTAATGTGACTATG cCAAAATCTGAAGATGAAGAAGGCTGGAAAAAATTTTGTCTGGGTGAAAGGTTATGTGCTGAAGGGGCTATTGGACCAGCTACAAATGAAAGTCCTGGAATTGATTATGTACAA attggTTTTCCTCCATTGCTTAGTATTGTTAGCAGAATGAATCAG gcAACAATAACTAGTGTCTTGGAATATCTGAGTAATTGGTTTGGAGAAAGAGACTTTACTCCAGAATTG gGAAGATGGCTTTATGCCTTGTTGGCTTGCCTTGAAAAACCTTTATTACCTGAGGCTCATTCACTGATTCGGCAGCTTGCAAGAAGGTGCTCTGAAGTGAGACTCTTAGTG gACAGTAAAGATGACGAAAGAGTTCCTGCCTTGAATTTATTAATCTGCTTGGTTAGCAGGTATAGTGAAGTAATTCttgacttttgtttatttgttcaaatacgctcgcatgtgtgtgtgttttttttgcTGGGAAttgccagggccttgtgcttgcatgcaggcaagcactctactaactga
- the Gemin2 gene encoding gem-associated protein 2 isoform X4 — translation MRCSGLASSKAMAWVPSESAVEELMPRLLPVEPCDLAEGFDPSVPPRTPQEYLRRVQIEAAQCPDVVVAQIDPKKLKRKQSVNVSLSGCQPAPEGYSPTLKWQQQQVAQFSTVRQSVNKHRSHWKSQQLDSNVTMPKSEDEEGWKKFCLGERLCAEGAIGPATNESPGIDYVQGRWLYALLACLEKPLLPEAHSLIRQLARRCSEVRLLVDSKDDERVPALNLLICLVSRYSEVILDFCLFVQIRSHVCVFFLLGIARALCLHAGKHSTN, via the exons ATGCGCTGCTCAGGGCTGGCCTCATCCAAGGCCATGGCGTGGGTACCATCGGAGTCTGCAGTGGAAGAGTTGATGCCCCGGCTATTGCCGGTGGAGCCCTGCGACTTGGCGGAAGGTTTCGACCCCTCGGTACCTCCGAGGACGCCTCAGGAATACCTGAGGCGTGTTCA GATCGAAGCTGCTCAGTGTCCAGATGTTGTGGTAGCTCAGATTGACCCAAAGAAgttgaaaagaaagcaaagtgtGAATGTTTCT CTTTCAGGATGTCAACCTGCCCCTGAAGGTTATTCCCCAACACTTAAGTGGCAACAGCAACAAGTAGCACAGTTTTCAACTGTTCGACAG agTGTGAACAAACATAGAAGTCACTGGAAATCACAACAGTTGGACAGTAATGTGACTATG cCAAAATCTGAAGATGAAGAAGGCTGGAAAAAATTTTGTCTGGGTGAAAGGTTATGTGCTGAAGGGGCTATTGGACCAGCTACAAATGAAAGTCCTGGAATTGATTATGTACAA gGAAGATGGCTTTATGCCTTGTTGGCTTGCCTTGAAAAACCTTTATTACCTGAGGCTCATTCACTGATTCGGCAGCTTGCAAGAAGGTGCTCTGAAGTGAGACTCTTAGTG gACAGTAAAGATGACGAAAGAGTTCCTGCCTTGAATTTATTAATCTGCTTGGTTAGCAGGTATAGTGAAGTAATTCttgacttttgtttatttgttcaaatacgctcgcatgtgtgtgtgttttttttgcTGGGAAttgccagggccttgtgcttgcatgcaggcaagcactctactaactga
- the Gemin2 gene encoding gem-associated protein 2 isoform X2 encodes MRCSGLASSKAMAWVPSESAVEELMPRLLPVEPCDLAEGFDPSVPPRTPQEYLRRVQIEAAQCPDVVVAQIDPKKLKRKQSVNVSLSGCQPAPEGYSPTLKWQQQQVAQFSTVRQSVNKHRSHWKSQQLDSNVTMPKSEDEEGWKKFCLGERLCAEGAIGPATNESPGIDYVQIGFPPLLSIVSRMNQGRWLYALLACLEKPLLPEAHSLIRQLARRCSEVRLLVDSKDDERVPALNLLICLVSRYSEVILDFCLFVQIRSHVCVFFLLGIARALCLHAGKHSTN; translated from the exons ATGCGCTGCTCAGGGCTGGCCTCATCCAAGGCCATGGCGTGGGTACCATCGGAGTCTGCAGTGGAAGAGTTGATGCCCCGGCTATTGCCGGTGGAGCCCTGCGACTTGGCGGAAGGTTTCGACCCCTCGGTACCTCCGAGGACGCCTCAGGAATACCTGAGGCGTGTTCA GATCGAAGCTGCTCAGTGTCCAGATGTTGTGGTAGCTCAGATTGACCCAAAGAAgttgaaaagaaagcaaagtgtGAATGTTTCT CTTTCAGGATGTCAACCTGCCCCTGAAGGTTATTCCCCAACACTTAAGTGGCAACAGCAACAAGTAGCACAGTTTTCAACTGTTCGACAG agTGTGAACAAACATAGAAGTCACTGGAAATCACAACAGTTGGACAGTAATGTGACTATG cCAAAATCTGAAGATGAAGAAGGCTGGAAAAAATTTTGTCTGGGTGAAAGGTTATGTGCTGAAGGGGCTATTGGACCAGCTACAAATGAAAGTCCTGGAATTGATTATGTACAA attggTTTTCCTCCATTGCTTAGTATTGTTAGCAGAATGAATCAG gGAAGATGGCTTTATGCCTTGTTGGCTTGCCTTGAAAAACCTTTATTACCTGAGGCTCATTCACTGATTCGGCAGCTTGCAAGAAGGTGCTCTGAAGTGAGACTCTTAGTG gACAGTAAAGATGACGAAAGAGTTCCTGCCTTGAATTTATTAATCTGCTTGGTTAGCAGGTATAGTGAAGTAATTCttgacttttgtttatttgttcaaatacgctcgcatgtgtgtgtgttttttttgcTGGGAAttgccagggccttgtgcttgcatgcaggcaagcactctactaactga